In a genomic window of Pseudomonas putida:
- a CDS encoding GNAT family N-acetyltransferase — protein MSNELVIRNMTRAELDGLVDWAAREGWNPGVHDAELFWATDPEAFIAASLGGELIGGGAITSYNGEFGFMGFFIVRPEYRGQGLGNTLWHARRDRLLGRLRPGASIGMDGVFAMQDYYAKGGFVFSHRNLRFRAEITERPATSPADDQDIVPLASFPFDQVADYDRTCFPAPRETFLRGWIAQADALAVGCRREGRLSGYGVARRCREGCKIGPLFADDAQAANALYARLAQFAQGGPLYLDAPENNPAAMALVRRQGMVEVFGCARMYLGPLPAIAHERVFSVTTFELG, from the coding sequence GTGTCGAATGAGCTGGTCATACGCAACATGACCCGTGCCGAGCTGGACGGGCTCGTCGATTGGGCTGCCCGCGAGGGCTGGAATCCCGGCGTTCACGATGCCGAGCTGTTCTGGGCGACGGACCCTGAAGCCTTCATCGCGGCGTCCCTGGGTGGCGAGTTGATCGGCGGTGGTGCCATCACCTCCTACAACGGCGAATTCGGGTTCATGGGGTTCTTCATCGTCCGGCCTGAGTATCGCGGTCAAGGTCTGGGCAATACCCTCTGGCATGCACGCCGCGATCGGCTCCTTGGCCGGCTGCGCCCAGGCGCGAGCATCGGCATGGACGGTGTCTTCGCGATGCAGGACTACTACGCCAAGGGTGGTTTCGTCTTCTCCCATCGCAACCTGCGTTTTCGTGCCGAAATCACGGAACGCCCGGCGACCTCGCCGGCAGACGACCAGGACATCGTCCCGTTGGCCAGCTTCCCTTTCGATCAGGTTGCCGATTACGACCGCACCTGCTTCCCCGCCCCGCGCGAAACCTTCCTGCGCGGGTGGATAGCCCAAGCTGACGCACTCGCCGTGGGTTGCCGGCGCGAGGGCAGGCTAAGCGGTTATGGCGTGGCAAGGCGCTGCCGGGAAGGCTGCAAGATCGGCCCCTTGTTCGCCGACGACGCCCAGGCCGCCAATGCCCTCTACGCACGCCTGGCGCAATTTGCACAAGGTGGCCCGCTGTATCTCGATGCCCCGGAGAACAACCCCGCCGCGATGGCACTCGTGCGCCGGCAGGGCATGGTCGAGGTTTTCGGCTGCGCCCGCATGTACCTCGGCCCGCTTCCGGCAATCGCGCACGAACGGGTGTTCAGCGTCACGACCTTCGAGCTCGGCTGA
- a CDS encoding arsenate reductase ArsC, translated as MRVLFMCTANSCRSILSEAMFNHLAPQGVEAVSSGSFPKGQVLPRSLTTLQQAGISIEGLSSKGNDAFEDNLPDIVITVCDKAAGESCPVYFGPALKAHWGLEDPSDVVGDEATVDAAFRATLSHIEQRCKAFLALPFSSLGRDELKRELDRIGAL; from the coding sequence ATGCGAGTCCTGTTCATGTGCACGGCCAACAGCTGCCGCAGCATCCTTTCCGAAGCCATGTTCAACCACCTGGCACCCCAGGGAGTTGAAGCGGTGAGCTCCGGCAGTTTTCCCAAGGGGCAAGTGCTGCCCCGCAGCCTGACCACGCTGCAACAGGCCGGCATTTCCATCGAAGGCTTGAGCAGCAAGGGCAATGACGCCTTCGAGGACAACTTGCCGGATATCGTCATCACCGTGTGCGACAAGGCGGCCGGTGAAAGCTGCCCGGTGTATTTCGGCCCGGCGCTGAAAGCCCATTGGGGGCTGGAAGATCCTTCCGACGTGGTGGGTGACGAAGCGACGGTCGACGCCGCGTTCCGCGCCACGCTTTCGCACATCGAACAACGCTGCAAGGCTTTCCTCGCGCTGCCCTTCAGCAGTCTCGGCCGTGATGAACTCAAGCGTGAGCTGGACCGTATCGGCGCTCTCTGA
- a CDS encoding sensor histidine kinase, with amino-acid sequence MTPLTLKKSYLQIDTVALLVALSVACFVVLFKFVTDLSVATTVLYVTLVLMSANVFSIRIVIVVALACLFILTVIFIVDQDYLHTEAIGAYVRCIVSLSAITFLAVRSKLLSDTLRRNEAYLEGAQRLSQVGSVGFRVGRSELFWSAEAARIFEYPPHERPTMLKILERTHPEDRHLAESIFEQASNHVPRLEVEHRLVMPDGRIKHIHLIANPLETQHDGFEYLGAVMDVTAAKEAKNALFRSQSQLAHASRVTSLGELAASIAHEVNQPLAAIRTSGEAGLRWVDRSEPDLTEIRLSLDRMISASIRASEVIRRIRTLSRNCDPERRCESFNELVSDTLGLVQYELSRSHVKLRVELDVAVTYVSADRVQLQQVILNLIINACQAMTEIDPRSRILKIRTWVHCNEAMLEIRDCGVGITAQAMESLFKPFFTTKTEGLGMGLSICRSIIEFHDGRIWATSNELGGAVFSIALPVLENQP; translated from the coding sequence ATGACGCCACTGACACTGAAAAAATCCTATCTTCAGATTGATACGGTCGCCCTGCTGGTTGCTTTATCGGTCGCCTGTTTCGTTGTCCTCTTCAAGTTCGTCACCGACTTGAGTGTGGCAACTACCGTGCTTTATGTGACCCTGGTCTTGATGTCGGCCAATGTGTTTTCGATCCGTATCGTCATCGTTGTTGCCCTGGCGTGTCTGTTTATCCTGACGGTGATTTTCATTGTCGATCAGGACTATCTGCACACCGAGGCGATAGGCGCCTATGTGCGCTGCATCGTTTCGCTGTCGGCCATCACTTTCCTGGCCGTGCGCAGCAAACTTCTGTCGGACACCTTGCGTCGCAACGAGGCGTACCTGGAAGGTGCACAACGGCTGAGCCAGGTGGGCAGCGTGGGTTTCCGGGTCGGGCGCTCGGAGCTGTTCTGGTCGGCGGAGGCCGCGAGGATTTTCGAATACCCACCCCACGAGCGTCCGACGATGCTCAAGATTCTGGAGCGCACACACCCTGAGGATCGACACTTGGCCGAAAGCATCTTCGAACAGGCGTCCAACCATGTGCCGCGCCTGGAGGTCGAGCATCGACTGGTCATGCCCGATGGACGCATCAAGCACATCCACCTGATCGCCAACCCGCTGGAGACTCAACACGACGGCTTCGAATACCTCGGCGCCGTGATGGATGTGACGGCTGCGAAGGAAGCCAAGAACGCGCTGTTCCGTTCCCAGTCGCAACTGGCCCACGCGTCGCGCGTGACGTCGCTGGGCGAACTGGCCGCCTCTATCGCCCATGAGGTCAACCAGCCCCTGGCAGCCATCAGGACCAGCGGCGAAGCCGGCCTGCGCTGGGTCGATCGCAGCGAGCCGGACCTGACCGAAATCCGGCTATCGCTCGACCGCATGATCAGCGCCTCGATCCGCGCCAGTGAAGTCATCCGGCGAATCAGGACACTGTCCCGTAACTGCGACCCGGAGCGCCGGTGCGAATCCTTCAACGAACTGGTCAGTGACACGTTGGGGCTAGTGCAATACGAACTCAGCCGCAGCCATGTGAAGCTGCGGGTTGAACTGGATGTGGCGGTGACCTACGTCAGTGCTGACCGTGTGCAACTGCAACAGGTGATCCTCAACCTGATCATCAACGCTTGCCAGGCGATGACCGAGATCGATCCACGTTCCCGGATCCTGAAGATCCGTACATGGGTGCATTGCAACGAAGCCATGTTGGAGATCCGCGATTGCGGCGTCGGCATTACCGCGCAAGCGATGGAGTCGCTGTTCAAGCCGTTCTTCACCACCAAGACCGAAGGGCTGGGCATGGGCTTGTCGATCTGTCGCTCCATCATCGAGTTTCACGACGGCAGAATCTGGGCGACCAGCAACGAACTCGGCGGAGCGGTGTTCTCGATTGCCCTGCCCGTGCTGGAGAATCAGCCTTGA
- a CDS encoding LysR family transcriptional regulator — protein sequence MTIDSDGFELLTVFVCVADTRGFTAASVMMGVSKSAVSHAIRQLEKRVGVRLFNRTTRSVGLTEAGVAFYGKVAPLVRELKGAFSDLAQVADIPSGTLRLTMSRSAYVMFLEPMLPRFLASYPDINLDIGIESRSVDIVNDGYDAGIRVDRILEQDMVTVPLGTDIRMAVVASPDYVARHGIPQVPVDLLQHDCIRYNSAVTGAYERWVFSREGQDVEIDTRGRISSNDGMTMLKAALDGCGYAYFYDRYVQDHLADGRLVRVLQDWSPKRSLSLYYFTRSAMPQKLRVFIDFLKQHEHHRHSTGFDHVEGVAGVLAPR from the coding sequence GTGACGATCGACAGCGATGGATTCGAGCTATTGACGGTTTTTGTCTGCGTGGCCGATACGCGCGGTTTCACCGCCGCCTCGGTCATGATGGGCGTGAGCAAGTCGGCGGTCAGTCATGCGATCCGACAGCTGGAAAAAAGGGTGGGCGTGCGATTGTTCAACAGAACCACGCGCAGCGTCGGCCTGACCGAAGCGGGCGTCGCGTTCTACGGCAAGGTCGCGCCGCTGGTCAGGGAGCTCAAAGGCGCTTTCAGCGATTTGGCCCAGGTGGCCGACATACCTTCAGGCACGTTGCGCCTGACCATGTCTCGCAGCGCCTATGTCATGTTCCTGGAGCCCATGCTGCCCAGGTTCCTGGCGTCCTATCCGGATATCAACCTGGACATCGGCATCGAGAGTCGGTCGGTGGACATCGTCAATGACGGTTATGACGCGGGCATCCGGGTGGACCGAATTCTGGAACAGGACATGGTGACCGTCCCTTTGGGCACCGACATCCGCATGGCCGTTGTCGCATCACCGGACTACGTCGCTCGCCATGGCATCCCGCAAGTCCCGGTGGATCTGTTGCAGCATGACTGCATCCGCTACAACAGCGCGGTCACCGGGGCATATGAACGCTGGGTATTTTCACGGGAAGGCCAGGACGTTGAAATCGATACCAGGGGGCGCATTTCCAGCAATGACGGCATGACCATGCTCAAGGCCGCGCTCGATGGTTGCGGCTACGCCTATTTCTACGACCGTTATGTTCAGGATCACCTGGCCGACGGTCGCCTGGTCCGGGTGCTGCAGGACTGGAGCCCCAAGCGCAGCCTGTCACTGTATTATTTCACGCGTAGCGCAATGCCGCAAAAGCTGCGGGTGTTCATCGATTTTCTGAAGCAGCACGAACACCATCGTCACAGCACAGGTTTCGATCATGTGGAGGGTGTGGCAGGCGTTCTTGCGCCACGTTAG
- a CDS encoding phage infection protein, with the protein MKTTDLAMAITFIAATGFIATHANAVESYAESNITRNRENSAPDDLSAPVQQNRPRSAPTRVAEGGSDRLIERNERNVAEGGSDRLIERNERRVAEGGSDRLIERNERRVAEGGSDRLIERNERRVADIGNAYGSGMDVRAHFSMD; encoded by the coding sequence ATGAAAACTACCGACTTGGCCATGGCCATTACCTTTATTGCGGCAACTGGTTTTATCGCCACGCACGCTAATGCAGTCGAAAGTTACGCTGAATCGAATATCACGAGAAACCGGGAAAATAGCGCCCCGGATGATCTTTCAGCCCCCGTTCAACAGAACCGCCCCCGATCGGCCCCCACCCGTGTTGCCGAAGGTGGCTCGGATCGGCTGATCGAGCGCAATGAACGCAATGTCGCCGAAGGTGGCTCGGACCGCTTGATCGAGCGCAACGAGCGCCGTGTCGCCGAAGGTGGCTCGGACCGCTTGATCGAGCGCAACGAGCGCCGTGTCGCCGAAGGTGGCTCGGATCGGCTGATCGAGCGCAATGAACGCCGAGTGGCTGATATTGGCAATGCCTATGGTTCGGGGATGGATGTGCGGGCCCACTTCTCCATGGATTGA
- a CDS encoding metalloregulator ArsR/SmtB family transcription factor → MLTPPEVFKSLGDETRARATLLIAHQGELCVCELMCALDDSQPKISRHLAQLRSSGLLLDRRQGQWVYYRLNPDLPAWVHEMLQVTLQANAVWLQNNASRLQHMDGRPVRDAACC, encoded by the coding sequence ATGCTCACCCCTCCGGAAGTCTTCAAAAGCCTGGGCGACGAAACCCGCGCCCGCGCCACCTTGCTGATCGCCCACCAGGGCGAGCTTTGCGTCTGCGAACTGATGTGTGCCCTCGACGACAGCCAACCCAAGATCAGCCGCCACCTCGCGCAACTGCGCAGCAGTGGCCTGCTGCTCGATCGCCGCCAGGGGCAGTGGGTTTACTACCGCCTCAATCCGGACCTTCCCGCCTGGGTGCACGAGATGCTGCAAGTGACGTTGCAGGCCAACGCCGTGTGGCTGCAGAACAACGCGTCCCGCCTGCAGCACATGGATGGGCGTCCTGTCCGTGATGCGGCCTGTTGCTGA
- the puuE gene encoding allantoinase PuuE, translated as MATRDLIGYGGRPPHPRWPGDARVAVQFVLNVEEGAESCILNGDAQSEAWLHELPGRPPRVGEPDLSVEGMYEYGSRAGVWRILELFSARGLPLTAFAVGRALELTPAIGHALCAAGHEIAGHGYRWLDYRDMPEDQERQHIRLTLDVIERICGKRPVGWYTGRVSQNTRRLLREEGGFLYSSDAYNDDLPYWLPGSPAHLVIPYTLVNNDARYLLPNGFSCGEDFFQLLKDAFDLLWEEGAHHPKMMSVGLHGRISGHPGRAMAMARFLDYVQGHDKVWICRREDIARHWMARFPG; from the coding sequence ATGGCCACTCGCGATCTGATCGGTTATGGCGGCCGCCCACCGCACCCGCGATGGCCCGGTGATGCGCGTGTCGCGGTCCAGTTCGTGCTCAACGTCGAAGAGGGCGCGGAGTCCTGCATCCTCAATGGCGATGCACAGTCCGAGGCCTGGCTGCACGAGCTGCCGGGCCGCCCGCCGCGTGTGGGCGAACCGGACTTGAGCGTCGAGGGCATGTACGAATACGGATCGCGCGCCGGTGTGTGGCGCATTCTGGAATTGTTCAGCGCCCGAGGTTTGCCACTGACTGCCTTCGCCGTCGGCCGGGCACTGGAGCTCACCCCGGCGATTGGCCATGCGCTTTGCGCGGCCGGGCACGAGATTGCCGGGCATGGCTACCGTTGGCTGGACTATCGCGACATGCCCGAAGACCAGGAGCGGCAACACATTCGCCTCACCCTCGACGTGATCGAGCGGATCTGCGGTAAACGCCCCGTGGGTTGGTACACCGGCAGGGTCAGCCAGAACACCCGCCGCCTGTTGCGCGAGGAGGGTGGGTTTCTCTACAGCTCGGACGCTTATAACGATGATTTGCCCTATTGGCTCCCGGGCTCACCGGCCCACCTGGTGATCCCTTACACACTGGTCAACAACGACGCCCGCTATCTGCTGCCCAACGGTTTCTCCTGCGGCGAAGACTTCTTCCAGTTGCTCAAGGATGCGTTCGACCTGCTGTGGGAGGAGGGTGCGCACCACCCGAAGATGATGAGCGTCGGCCTGCATGGGCGCATCAGCGGCCATCCGGGGCGTGCGATGGCGATGGCGCGCTTTCTAGATTATGTGCAAGGCCACGACAAGGTGTGGATCTGTCGGCGGGAAGACATTGCCAGGCACTGGATGGCCCGATTTCCTGGGTGA
- the arsH gene encoding arsenical resistance protein ArsH — protein MSEQLPNLDLSLIDDTQIAPRPGEHKPRILLLYGSTRERSFSRLLVEEAARLLEHFGAETRVFNPSGLPLPDDVPVDHPKVQELRDLVLWSEGQVWCSPERHGAMSAVFKAQIDWIPLALGAIRPTQGKTLAVMQVCGGSQSFNVVNQLRVLGRWMRMFTIPNQSSVPKAYMEFDEAGRMKPSAFYDRVVDVMEELVKFTLLLRDRQDFLVDRYSERKESAEQLMARVNQRSI, from the coding sequence ATGTCAGAGCAACTGCCTAACCTTGACCTTTCCCTGATCGACGACACGCAGATCGCGCCTCGCCCGGGCGAGCACAAACCGCGCATCCTGTTGCTGTACGGATCGACCCGCGAGCGATCGTTCAGTCGTTTGCTGGTCGAAGAGGCCGCGCGTCTGCTGGAGCACTTCGGTGCCGAAACCCGCGTCTTCAACCCCTCCGGGTTGCCATTGCCTGACGACGTACCGGTGGATCATCCCAAGGTGCAGGAACTGCGCGACCTGGTGTTGTGGTCGGAAGGCCAGGTCTGGTGCTCGCCGGAACGCCATGGCGCGATGTCGGCCGTGTTCAAGGCGCAGATCGACTGGATCCCCCTGGCACTCGGCGCCATTCGCCCGACCCAGGGCAAGACGCTGGCGGTGATGCAAGTCTGCGGTGGTTCGCAGTCGTTCAACGTGGTCAATCAACTGCGGGTGCTGGGGCGCTGGATGCGCATGTTCACTATCCCCAACCAGTCCTCGGTGCCGAAGGCGTATATGGAGTTCGACGAAGCTGGCCGAATGAAGCCCTCGGCGTTCTACGACCGAGTGGTGGACGTGATGGAAGAACTGGTCAAGTTCACCTTGCTGCTGCGTGACCGCCAGGACTTTCTGGTGGATCGCTACTCGGAACGCAAGGAAAGCGCTGAACAGCTGATGGCGCGGGTGAATCAGCGTTCGATTTGA
- a CDS encoding arsenic transporter, giving the protein MLVAVAVFVFTLILVIWQPKGLGVGWSATIGALIALAVGAVSLQDIPTVWAIVWNATATFIAVIVISLLLDEAGFFEWAALHVARWAHGSGYRLFAFCVLLGAAVSALFANDGAALILTPIVMSMLVALRFSPAATLAFVMAAGFIADTASLPLVVSNLVNIVSADYFGLGFAEYASVMVPVNLASVAATLLVLFLYFRRDLPQRYAVEVLPEPASAIHDRATFIVGWWTLVVLLIGLFALEPLGIPISAVASVCAAILFAVAAKGHKISTRRVLREAPWQVVVFSLGMYLVVYGLKNAGLTDALTHVLDRLAEQGLWSAAIGTGLLSALLSSVMNNMPSVLIGALSIQASGAEGLVREAMIYANVIGCDLGPKITPIGSLATLLWLHVLERKGMRITWGYYFKVGILLTLPVLLITLSALALRLSL; this is encoded by the coding sequence ATGCTGGTCGCTGTCGCTGTTTTCGTGTTCACCCTCATTCTGGTCATCTGGCAACCCAAGGGGCTCGGCGTGGGCTGGAGCGCCACGATTGGCGCACTCATCGCCCTGGCGGTGGGCGCGGTGTCGTTGCAGGACATTCCCACGGTGTGGGCCATCGTCTGGAACGCCACCGCCACGTTCATCGCCGTCATCGTCATCAGTCTGCTGCTGGATGAAGCGGGGTTCTTCGAATGGGCGGCGCTGCACGTGGCGCGCTGGGCCCATGGCAGCGGCTACCGGTTGTTCGCGTTCTGCGTGCTGTTGGGAGCGGCGGTCTCCGCGCTGTTTGCCAATGACGGCGCGGCGCTGATCCTCACGCCCATCGTCATGTCCATGTTGGTGGCGTTGCGCTTTTCCCCGGCCGCGACGCTGGCCTTCGTCATGGCCGCCGGCTTCATCGCCGATACCGCCAGCCTGCCGCTGGTGGTGTCCAATCTGGTGAACATCGTCTCTGCCGACTACTTCGGCCTGGGCTTCGCCGAGTACGCCTCGGTGATGGTGCCGGTGAACCTGGCCAGCGTCGCCGCGACCTTGCTGGTGCTCTTTTTGTATTTTCGGCGGGATCTGCCGCAACGCTATGCCGTCGAGGTACTGCCGGAGCCTGCGTCGGCCATTCACGACCGCGCCACGTTCATCGTTGGCTGGTGGACGTTGGTGGTGTTACTGATCGGTCTCTTCGCCCTGGAACCATTGGGCATTCCCATCAGCGCGGTTGCGTCGGTGTGCGCCGCAATCCTTTTCGCGGTCGCCGCGAAAGGCCACAAGATCTCCACTCGCCGCGTGTTGCGCGAAGCCCCGTGGCAGGTGGTGGTCTTCTCCTTGGGCATGTACCTGGTGGTGTACGGCCTGAAGAACGCCGGGCTGACCGATGCACTCACCCACGTACTCGACCGCCTGGCCGAACAGGGGCTGTGGAGCGCCGCCATTGGCACCGGCCTGTTGTCCGCGCTGCTGTCGTCGGTCATGAACAACATGCCCAGCGTGTTGATCGGCGCACTGTCCATTCAGGCCAGCGGGGCAGAGGGGCTGGTGCGCGAGGCAATGATCTACGCCAACGTCATCGGCTGCGACCTGGGCCCGAAAATCACCCCCATCGGCAGTCTTGCCACGCTGCTCTGGCTGCATGTGCTGGAACGCAAGGGCATGCGCATCACCTGGGGTTACTACTTCAAGGTCGGCATCCTGCTAACCCTGCCGGTTCTGTTGATCACCCTCTCGGCGCTCGCTTTGCGCCTGAGCCTTTGA
- a CDS encoding quinone oxidoreductase family protein: MSNTARAARIHTYGPPEVLVFEEIEVPSPGPGQILIRNTVIGLNFVEVYYRRGTFPVPAFPAVLGNEAAGVVEAVGEGVTRVKVGDRVVYSDDVHGAYSTLCVYPADRVALVPAGISDRQAASSFLKGLTARYLLKETVTLKAGDTVLYHAAAGGVGKLFVQWASALGIRVIGTVSSEEKMAVALQAGCSHVINYRTENFAARVMEITAGVGVKAVFDSVGKDTFVDSLSVLQPRGTLVVFGKASGNPPLIDPFALAPRSLNLTWPVLPVYVATAQQLADAARDLFHAIETWVIDVEPSHVYPFEQLVDAHRDLEERHTTGSAILVV; this comes from the coding sequence ATGTCCAATACTGCAAGAGCAGCCCGCATCCATACTTATGGTCCACCCGAAGTTCTGGTATTTGAAGAGATTGAAGTACCCTCCCCCGGCCCGGGCCAGATATTGATCCGCAATACCGTTATCGGTTTGAACTTCGTGGAAGTTTATTACCGGCGTGGGACTTTTCCCGTGCCCGCATTCCCCGCTGTGCTCGGTAATGAAGCGGCGGGCGTGGTCGAGGCCGTGGGTGAAGGCGTCACCCGCGTCAAGGTCGGGGACCGGGTTGTCTATTCCGATGATGTGCACGGCGCCTATAGCACCTTGTGCGTTTATCCCGCCGACCGCGTGGCCCTCGTGCCCGCCGGCATCAGCGACAGGCAGGCAGCGTCCAGCTTCCTCAAAGGCCTGACTGCGCGCTACTTGCTCAAGGAAACGGTAACGCTCAAGGCAGGTGACACCGTGCTGTATCACGCTGCCGCCGGTGGCGTCGGCAAGCTGTTCGTCCAGTGGGCCTCGGCGTTGGGGATCCGTGTAATCGGCACCGTCTCTTCCGAGGAGAAGATGGCCGTCGCGCTGCAGGCGGGCTGCTCCCACGTGATCAACTACCGCACGGAAAACTTCGCCGCCCGGGTCATGGAGATCACCGCAGGAGTCGGGGTCAAGGCAGTATTCGACTCCGTGGGCAAGGACACCTTTGTCGACTCGCTGTCGGTTCTGCAACCCAGGGGCACCCTCGTCGTGTTCGGCAAAGCGTCCGGCAATCCTCCACTGATTGACCCGTTTGCGCTGGCGCCACGATCACTCAACCTGACCTGGCCGGTCCTGCCGGTCTATGTCGCCACCGCGCAACAGCTGGCCGACGCGGCCAGGGACCTGTTTCACGCGATCGAAACCTGGGTGATCGACGTCGAGCCAAGCCACGTCTACCCATTCGAACAGCTGGTAGATGCACACCGCGATCTCGAGGAACGCCACACCACAGGCTCTGCGATTCTTGTTGTCTGA
- a CDS encoding nuclease-related domain-containing protein: protein MDFTHSFMQVWDALRWFIPPLLLIGLLQLRWVKGHIGELLVRLVARCRLDKRIYRRMHNITLNTIDGTTQIDHVFLSPYGVFVVETKNKSGWIFGSERQSQWTQKLYKKTFTFQNPLRQNYKHLKALQTTLGVELEHLHSVVTFVGSSTFKSVMPENVTQGSGFIRYIKSFKQQVFTEAEVEALVQALQSGRRPPSLATHREHVQNLKRRNDPTAERKCPKCGSALLIRTVKSGPNAGQQFWGCSMFPKCRVTQKL from the coding sequence ATGGACTTCACTCATAGCTTCATGCAGGTTTGGGATGCTCTTCGCTGGTTTATCCCGCCTTTGCTGCTAATCGGTCTACTGCAATTACGCTGGGTCAAGGGACACATCGGCGAGCTCCTGGTACGGCTGGTTGCCAGATGTCGACTGGACAAGCGAATTTACCGCCGCATGCACAACATCACGCTGAATACGATCGATGGCACCACCCAGATTGACCACGTATTTCTGTCTCCCTACGGCGTTTTCGTTGTGGAGACCAAGAATAAAAGTGGCTGGATATTCGGTAGCGAAAGGCAATCGCAGTGGACACAGAAGTTGTATAAAAAGACATTCACGTTCCAGAACCCACTACGGCAGAACTACAAACATCTCAAGGCCCTGCAGACCACTCTCGGCGTAGAACTTGAACATCTGCACTCGGTTGTCACTTTTGTTGGCTCAAGCACCTTCAAATCTGTGATGCCCGAAAATGTCACCCAGGGTAGTGGCTTCATTCGTTACATCAAGTCATTCAAGCAGCAGGTATTCACTGAGGCTGAAGTTGAAGCACTTGTGCAAGCGCTGCAAAGCGGCCGGCGCCCGCCAAGTCTGGCCACCCACCGTGAACATGTACAAAACCTCAAGCGCCGCAATGATCCAACAGCCGAGCGCAAGTGCCCCAAATGCGGCAGTGCATTACTCATTCGTACCGTGAAGTCCGGCCCGAACGCGGGGCAACAGTTCTGGGGCTGTTCGATGTTTCCCAAGTGCCGAGTGACGCAGAAGTTGTAG